The Anastrepha ludens isolate Willacy chromosome 2, idAnaLude1.1, whole genome shotgun sequence genome contains a region encoding:
- the LOC128865198 gene encoding beta-catenin-like protein 1, whose product MDVGELLSFKPEQTPKRPHEDDDDFLANSTEERSSRELKRDEKSKRMRRIEQAKESADFVKPDIPSLDAFFGPELTEEERMNILNYVENEDADGDVLDEVGLKKLLLAFEKRNLKNQEMRIKYPDNPEKFMESEVDLHSVIQELKGVATVPDLYPVLVELHGIPSILELLAHPNTDIAVAIVDLLQEITDVDILGESSDGADVLIEALRKQQVCALLVQNLERLNEEIKEEADGVHNSLAIVENLTEMHSDIVHEAATQGLLAWLLKRLKQKSPFDPNKLYCSEILSILIQTNNDNRLMLGTIEGIDVLLQQLAIYKRHDPSSTEEQEYMENLFNCLCSALMAKDNRERFLKGEGLQLMNLMLREKKMSRNGSLKVLDHAMSGPDGRENCNKFVDILGLRTIFPLFMKTPKRNKQRLLSADEHEEHVCSIIASMLRNCRGAQRQRLLSKFTENDHEKVDRLLELHLKYLEKVEAVDREIDQQEKNPEIEDDEDTENNYIKRLTGGLFTLQRIDYIILEVSATADTVKQRVVQILNLRGASMKTIRNVMREYAGNLGDDGDADWKEQEQSHIVSLIDRF is encoded by the exons atggaTGTTGGCGAGTTACTTTCATTCAAG CCGGAACAAACCCCAAAGCGGCCTCATGAAGACGATGATGATTTCTTAGCAAATTCTACGGAAGAAAGATCTTCCAGAGAGTTGAAAAGGGATGAAAAATCAAAACGAATGCGTCGCATAGAGCAGGCAAAGGAATCTGCAGACTTCGTAAAACCTGATATACCGTCTTTGGATGCATTTTTTGGACCTGAACTTACAGAAGAAGAGCgaatgaatattttaaattatgtggAAAATGAAGATGCGGATGGTGATGTGCTTGATGAAGTGGGGTTAAAAAAGTTGTTGCTCGCTTTTGAAAAacgcaatttaaaaaatcaggAAATGAGAATCAAATATCCGGATAACCCGGAAAAATTTATGGAATCCGAAGTTGATCTGCACTCAGTTATACAAGAGCTAAAAGGTGTTGCAACAGTGCCGGACCTTTATCCTGTGTTGGTAGAGCTGCATGGTATTCCTAGTATATTAGAGTTACTTGCACATCCTAATACAGACATCGCGGTGGCAATTGTGGACCTTTTGCAAGAAATCACCGACGTAGATATATTGG gtgAAAGTAGTGATGGGGCCGATGTATTAATTGAAGCTCTACGTAAACAACAGGTTTGTGCGCTTTTGGTACAAAACTTGGAGCGCCTGAACGAAGAAATAAAAGAGGAAGCTGATGGAGTACACAACTCCTTGGCAATTGTGGAAAACCTAACCGAAATGCACAGCGACATCGTTCATGAAGCGGCAACTCAGGGATTACTCGCTTGGCTCCTAAAGCGGCTGAAACAAAAATCGCCCTTTGATCCAAATAAGCTCTACTGCAGTGAGATACTATCCATACTAATACAGACCAATAACGATAACCGTTTAATGCTTGGCACAATAGAAGGTATCGATGTTTTATTGCAACAGCTAGCCATCTATAAACGACATGATCCATCATCTACAGAGGAGCAAGAATATATGGAAAACCTATTTAATTGCCTCTGTTCCGCCTTAATGGCAAAGGATAATAGAGAACGTTTCCTAAAAGGTGAAGGCTTACAACTTATGAATCTAATGTTGCGTGAGAAAAAAATGTCACGAAACGGTTCACTAAAAGTGCTCGACCATGCCATGTCTGGTCCAGATGGTCgtgaaaattgtaataaatttgtCGATATCCTTGGCCTGCGTACAATTTTCCCGTTGTTTATGAAAACACCAAAACGCAACAAGCAGAGACTTTTGTCAGCAGATGAACACGAGGAACATGTTTGCTCCATAATAGCATCGATGCTTAGAAATTGCAGAGGAGCACAACGGCAAAGATTGCTATCAAAATTCACTGAGAACGATCACGAAAAGGTAGATCGTTTGCTGGAGCTgcacttaaaatatttggagAAGGTAGAAGCTGTTGACAGGGAAATTGATCAACAAGAGAag AATCCTGAAATCGAAGATGATGAGGATACGGAAAATAATTACATCAAGCGTCTGACAGGCGGTCTTTTTACTCTTCAGCGTATCGACTATATAATTTTGGAAGTATCAGCTACAGCGGACACGGTAAAACAACGCGTTGTGCAGATTTTAAATTTGCGTGGAGCCTCAATGAAAACTATAAGGAATGTGATGCGAG AATACGCTGGAAATTTGGGTGATGATGGCGATGCCGATTGGAAGGAACAGGAGCAGTCCCATATTGTTTCATTGATTGatagattttaa
- the LOC128865194 gene encoding uncharacterized protein LOC128865194, which yields MKAFIVAGICLISIVSLSSAQFSNGRVLDPPNPQLCAQRIIHEKTPDGKGYFFSWRDPQLKGVEEDWLTARNFCRRRCMDSVSLETSLENEWVKQRLVNENVKYIWTSGRLCDFKGCERPDLQPTNINGWFWTATLQKLAPTSERSQGDWSPSGGIGLPQPDNREYKQNGAPENCLALLNQFYNDGVNWHDVACHHKKPFVCEENDALLKYVRYTNPNLRI from the exons ATGAAAGCGTTCATAGTGGCCGGTATTTGCTTGATTAGCATTGTGAGTTTAAGCTCTGCGCAATTTTCCAATGGTCGCGTTTTGGATCCACCCAATCCACAATTGTGCGCTCAAAGGATTATTCACGAAAAGACACCCGATGGCAAAGG GTATTTCTTCTCGTGGCGCGATCCACAATTGAAGGGTGTGGAAGAAGATTGGTTGACAGCCAGAAACTTCTGTCGCAGACGTTGTATGGACTCAGTTTCGTTGGAAACAAGCTTAGAAAACGAATGGGTTAAACAGCGCTTGGTTAACGAAAAC GTGAAATACATCTGGACCAGCGGTCGATTGTGCGACTTTAAGGGTTGCGAACGTCCCGATTTACAGCCCACCAACATTAATGGTTGGTTCTGGACCGCTACTCTGCAAAAATTGGCACCCACCTCGGAACGTTCTCAGGGCGATTGGTCGCCCAGCGGTGGTATTGGACTTCCCCAACCTGACAACCGTGAATACAAACAGAACGGTGCTCCTGAGAATTGCCTGGCCCTGCTAAATCAGTTCTACAATGATGGCGTCAACTGGCACGATGTTGCGTGCCATCACAAGAAACCATTTGTGTGTGAGGAAAACGATGCCCTACTGAAGTACGTGCGCTACACAAACCCAAATCTGCGCATTTAA